One segment of Clostridium botulinum DNA contains the following:
- a CDS encoding 50S ribosomal protein L25, with protein MANVSFKVYERNTKESKNKLRKAGLIPGIIFGEFLKESIPVKMCNAELHRMIRNNNSGSIITLDLEDKKFNCVVKEIQKLSPREILHVSFQSVKANEKIKMRIPIKYIGQENLETKRLVLETFTPFIDFQGDVEKIPEFLEVNVSKMNCEDKLFVEDINVPKDILVTTDPKTLLAVINPCL; from the coding sequence ATGGCAAATGTATCGTTTAAGGTTTATGAAAGAAATACAAAGGAAAGTAAAAACAAACTTAGAAAAGCTGGATTAATTCCAGGTATAATTTTTGGTGAATTCCTAAAAGAATCAATTCCAGTAAAAATGTGTAATGCTGAACTTCATAGGATGATAAGAAATAATAATAGTGGTTCTATTATCACTCTAGATTTAGAAGATAAGAAATTTAACTGTGTGGTTAAAGAGATACAAAAACTTAGTCCTAGAGAAATTTTACATGTTAGTTTTCAATCTGTAAAAGCAAATGAAAAAATTAAAATGAGAATACCTATTAAATATATTGGACAAGAAAATTTAGAAACAAAGAGATTAGTATTAGAAACATTTACTCCCTTTATAGATTTCCAAGGAGATGTTGAAAAAATACCTGAATTTCTTGAAGTTAACGTGTCTAAAATGAATTGTGAGGATAAATTATTTGTTGAAGATATTAATGTACCAAAGGATATCTTAGTAACAACTGACCCTAAAACACTATTAGCTGTTATAAATCCTTGCTTATAG
- a CDS encoding FapA family protein encodes MEFGAKIVNGKIIIEDELDKEMYSIENVPITIKVCDNIKVYINKKLCKVNNTYEVTSKDDIEYKSISVEEVREAIVNISKDKMKAFVTVNYAPKIEYGLKDKECCLNLVLTTRVISEKHPELFKISELKKILRERGVIYGIDEEALKIASENKEKEILVAKGDEPVTDIPSQIKPLFTPTKMFFPDFDSKEKVDYKNLFRISNVKAGDKIAEIIPEVLGKDGMNVLGQVVKKEYIRNEPIKTSNGCKIENNDVIALIDGKAHILNRSIGVNPVYSVESVNMETCNIAFYGDIEVYNNVDDNMSVSAGGALDVSHNVNTSNVVTGGEITILGSAISSKILCGQIDMQKKDYSDLLSLYKENVLSIISIMKQANLENMQMDFRTTLNLVIDTKFKDFKKISLDIVSTNIKNKIRYNKLVDLIRDKVLMNGMLDLHSMKQLNNFNNILDNELEYYNKNIIVPLDVKLNYCQDCYIKSTGNIIINGNGEYTSYLNAMKDIIFAKPNSVARGGLLDAQGNISAGIVGSSAYVATALKVPKSGRISATVAYPNTKFCFGNSTLILEEKMENINVYYDEHFRSIEISKSAYSKVEQYS; translated from the coding sequence ATGGAATTTGGAGCTAAAATTGTTAATGGAAAGATAATAATAGAAGATGAACTGGATAAAGAGATGTATTCTATTGAAAATGTGCCTATAACTATAAAAGTATGTGACAATATAAAAGTATATATAAACAAAAAACTTTGCAAGGTAAATAATACTTATGAAGTTACTTCAAAGGATGATATAGAGTATAAAAGCATAAGTGTAGAAGAAGTAAGGGAAGCTATAGTTAATATATCTAAAGATAAAATGAAGGCTTTTGTGACAGTAAATTATGCACCTAAAATAGAATATGGTCTTAAAGACAAAGAGTGTTGTTTAAACTTAGTTTTAACTACTAGGGTAATAAGTGAAAAACATCCAGAACTTTTTAAGATATCTGAATTAAAAAAGATATTAAGAGAACGAGGAGTTATATATGGTATAGATGAAGAGGCTTTAAAGATTGCATCGGAAAATAAAGAAAAAGAAATTCTTGTTGCTAAGGGTGATGAGCCTGTAACAGATATACCGTCTCAAATAAAACCTTTATTTACACCAACTAAAATGTTTTTTCCGGATTTTGATTCAAAGGAAAAAGTAGATTATAAAAATCTATTTAGAATTTCAAATGTGAAAGCCGGAGATAAAATAGCTGAAATTATTCCAGAGGTACTTGGAAAAGATGGGATGAACGTACTTGGGCAAGTTGTAAAAAAAGAGTATATAAGAAATGAACCAATAAAAACATCTAATGGGTGCAAGATAGAAAATAATGATGTTATAGCATTAATAGATGGAAAAGCACACATATTAAATAGAAGTATTGGAGTTAATCCAGTATATTCTGTGGAAAGTGTAAATATGGAAACATGCAATATTGCTTTTTATGGCGATATTGAAGTTTATAATAATGTTGATGATAACATGAGTGTTAGTGCTGGTGGTGCTTTAGATGTAAGCCATAATGTAAATACATCTAACGTAGTTACAGGTGGAGAAATTACTATTTTAGGAAGTGCAATTAGTTCTAAGATTTTATGTGGTCAAATTGACATGCAAAAAAAAGATTATTCCGATTTATTAAGTTTATATAAGGAGAATGTTTTATCAATAATTAGTATTATGAAACAAGCAAATTTAGAAAATATGCAAATGGATTTTAGGACAACTTTAAATTTAGTAATAGACACTAAGTTCAAAGACTTTAAAAAGATATCTTTAGATATAGTATCAACTAATATAAAAAATAAAATAAGGTATAACAAACTAGTAGATCTAATTAGAGATAAGGTTCTTATGAATGGTATGCTTGATTTACATTCTATGAAACAATTAAATAATTTTAATAATATATTAGATAATGAATTAGAATATTATAATAAAAATATTATAGTACCTTTAGATGTAAAATTGAATTATTGTCAAGATTGCTATATAAAATCTACAGGAAATATTATAATAAATGGTAATGGAGAATATACGTCCTATTTAAATGCCATGAAAGATATAATATTTGCTAAACCTAATTCAGTTGCTAGGGGTGGATTGTTAGATGCACAAGGTAATATAAGTGCAGGAATTGTAGGAAGTAGTGCTTATGTAGCTACAGCCTTAAAGGTTCCTAAGTCTGGTCGAATAAGTGCTACAGTTGCGTATCCAAATACAAAGTTTTGCTTTGGAAATTCTACATTAATATTAGAAGAAAAAATGGAGAATATTAATGTGTATTATGATGAACATTTTAGAAGTATTGAAATTTCTAAATCAGCATATAGTAAAGTTGAACAATATAGTTAG
- a CDS encoding CHAP domain-containing protein, which translates to MKKRYLTKIILASLTITMLLNLNSVAAYAAWQKDSQNNWNWLENDTKATGWKDINSSWYHFNINGVMNTGWLKDNDGRWYYLASSGEMQREWFKDKDNKWYHLSRSGAMDIGWLKDTDNKWYYLSNSGVMLTGWLKDKNQKWYYLSNDGSMDIGWLEDKGNIYYLDSSGEMVTGKLTIDGDVYTFSENGQLLSKEISNSIESDETSSDEIRKGYVITESSPLNVREEPSALSNILGIVPKKSKVKVIGKEVNGFYKISYNDLTGWSSSEWIKLISDDDEIVDEDLNEDNKEDLDGGLNVELGEERTAAPALDNKYYYSNNNIFYKVKLSPPFLKDDGSPIVGNCTWYAWGRIWELTGQAPVDAKFLGNGYEWWQSNLNTGKYKTGNEPRVGALAVWKPSLAGSGGFGHVAVIEKIEKGKVYISESSWHGSLFKYRELYNTQDLYGYIYLDEPNY; encoded by the coding sequence GTGAAAAAAAGATATCTAACGAAGATAATACTTGCATCTTTAACAATTACTATGTTATTAAATTTAAATTCAGTTGCAGCATATGCTGCATGGCAAAAAGATTCACAAAATAACTGGAATTGGCTTGAAAATGATACTAAAGCAACTGGATGGAAAGACATCAATAGTTCTTGGTACCATTTTAATATAAATGGGGTTATGAATACTGGTTGGTTGAAAGATAATGATGGACGATGGTATTACCTAGCAAGTAGTGGAGAAATGCAGCGTGAATGGTTTAAAGATAAAGATAATAAGTGGTATCACTTATCTAGAAGTGGTGCTATGGATATAGGATGGCTTAAAGATACAGATAATAAATGGTATTATCTTTCAAATTCTGGAGTTATGCTTACTGGATGGTTAAAAGATAAAAATCAAAAATGGTATTACTTATCTAATGATGGCTCAATGGATATTGGTTGGTTAGAAGATAAAGGCAATATTTATTATCTTGATTCTAGTGGTGAAATGGTAACTGGAAAATTAACAATTGATGGAGATGTATATACATTCTCTGAAAATGGTCAATTACTAAGTAAAGAAATTTCTAATTCAATTGAAAGTGATGAGACAAGCTCTGATGAAATTAGAAAAGGGTATGTTATAACAGAAAGTTCACCATTAAATGTAAGAGAAGAACCATCAGCTTTATCAAATATATTGGGAATCGTACCTAAAAAAAGCAAAGTAAAGGTTATAGGAAAAGAAGTAAATGGTTTTTATAAAATTTCATATAATGATTTAACAGGATGGTCAAGTAGTGAATGGATAAAACTTATAAGTGATGATGATGAAATAGTGGATGAAGACTTAAATGAAGATAATAAAGAGGATTTAGACGGAGGATTAAATGTAGAGCTTGGTGAAGAGAGAACAGCTGCACCAGCATTAGACAATAAATACTATTATTCTAATAATAATATCTTTTATAAAGTAAAACTTTCACCACCATTTTTAAAAGATGATGGAAGTCCTATAGTAGGAAACTGCACATGGTATGCATGGGGACGTATATGGGAACTTACTGGACAAGCACCAGTTGATGCAAAATTTTTGGGAAATGGTTATGAATGGTGGCAGTCTAATCTTAATACTGGTAAATATAAAACAGGGAATGAGCCTAGAGTAGGAGCACTAGCAGTATGGAAACCATCTTTAGCAGGTTCAGGTGGATTTGGACATGTTGCAGTAATTGAAAAAATAGAAAAAGGTAAAGTATATATATCAGAATCATCTTGGCATGGATCATTATTCAAATATAGAGAACTATACAATACACAAGATCTATATGGATATATATATTTAGATGAACCAAATTATTAA
- the aroD gene encoding type I 3-dehydroquinate dehydratase encodes MNKVVQVKNVKIGEGIPKICVPIVGATSKEILDEAENLKELTLDIVEWRVDFYEEVFDMEKVKDTLSKLITTLNEIPLIFTFRNKIEGGEREIPTEYYLKLNLEVAKTKLVDLIDVELFIGDDLVKEIVEVAHNNEVKVIISNHDFFKTPCKEEIVSRLIKMIQLNGDLPKIAVMPQCEIDVLTLLYATNEVKNKYPNNPIITMSMSGRGVISRIAGEIFGSCLTFGAAKKASAPGQIGAEELNFVLKLLHENI; translated from the coding sequence ATGAATAAAGTAGTGCAAGTAAAGAATGTTAAAATCGGTGAAGGTATACCTAAAATATGCGTACCGATTGTTGGGGCAACAAGTAAAGAAATATTAGATGAAGCAGAAAACTTAAAAGAGTTAACTTTAGATATAGTTGAATGGCGAGTTGATTTTTACGAAGAAGTTTTTGACATGGAAAAGGTAAAGGACACTCTTTCAAAATTAATAACCACTTTAAATGAGATTCCACTTATTTTTACATTTAGAAATAAAATAGAAGGTGGAGAAAGAGAAATTCCAACTGAATATTATTTGAAATTAAATTTAGAAGTAGCAAAGACTAAATTAGTAGATTTAATTGATGTTGAGCTGTTTATAGGTGATGATTTAGTAAAAGAGATAGTAGAAGTTGCACATAATAATGAAGTTAAGGTTATTATTTCAAATCATGATTTTTTTAAAACTCCGTGTAAAGAAGAAATTGTATCTAGACTAATTAAAATGATACAATTGAATGGTGATTTACCTAAAATAGCTGTTATGCCACAATGTGAAATAGATGTTTTAACTTTACTTTATGCTACAAATGAAGTGAAGAATAAATATCCTAATAATCCAATAATAACCATGTCTATGAGTGGAAGAGGTGTTATAAGTAGAATTGCAGGAGAAATTTTTGGATCTTGTTTAACTTTTGGTGCTGCCAAGAAAGCATCAGCGCCTGGACAAATAGGGGCTGAAGAATTGAATTTTGTACTTAAATTATTGCATGAAAATATATAA
- a CDS encoding DUF3298 and DUF4163 domain-containing protein has product MKRNYIRKIILASLAIIMTTGLLLSNGQKASASTINTNSSQVQVIETTLSKNSSYFNQNITLPNLQTESNDEKINIINEKINNSVNSLAYNMKIQSKEYFDMFEKEFTPYTYELNVNYKLTNKSTSLTSLYMDIYSFTGGAHGNTLRNAYTIDNNTKDLLSLNNLFIKGYDYKKIINDAISKQIISDPEKYFASSLNFEGVKDDVNFYVDGDNLIIYYQQYEIAPYCVGIPEFKIPLNLFGENYLYHNSITH; this is encoded by the coding sequence ATGAAAAGAAACTATATACGAAAAATAATATTAGCTAGCTTAGCTATAATAATGACTACTGGTCTACTTTTAAGCAATGGACAAAAAGCAAGTGCTTCTACTATCAATACCAATAGTTCACAAGTACAAGTAATAGAAACTACTCTGTCTAAAAACTCCTCATATTTCAATCAAAATATTACATTACCTAATCTTCAAACTGAAAGTAATGATGAAAAAATTAATATTATAAATGAGAAAATTAATAATTCGGTTAACTCATTAGCATATAATATGAAGATTCAAAGCAAAGAATATTTTGATATGTTTGAGAAAGAATTTACACCTTATACCTACGAACTAAATGTAAATTATAAGTTGACTAACAAGTCTACTTCACTAACAAGCTTATATATGGACATTTATTCATTTACTGGCGGTGCTCATGGAAACACATTGAGAAATGCATATACAATAGACAACAATACAAAAGATTTATTATCTTTAAATAATTTATTTATCAAAGGGTATGATTATAAAAAAATAATAAATGATGCAATATCAAAACAAATTATTAGTGATCCTGAAAAGTATTTTGCTTCATCACTAAATTTTGAAGGAGTTAAAGATGACGTAAACTTTTATGTGGATGGAGATAATCTTATAATCTACTATCAACAATATGAAATAGCACCTTACTGCGTAGGAATACCAGAATTCAAAATTCCTTTAAATTTATTTGGTGAAAACTATTTATATCATAATTCTATAACTCATTAG
- a CDS encoding TRAM domain-containing protein yields MCIKYKKSYSKIIFDGCKEMIGKLVKVKIIEAKSFSLNCI; encoded by the coding sequence ATATGTATAAAGTATAAAAAATCATATAGTAAAATTATTTTTGATGGTTGTAAAGAAATGATAGGAAAACTTGTTAAAGTTAAAATAATTGAAGCTAAATCATTTTCGTTGAATTGCATTTAG
- a CDS encoding helicase-related protein, whose amino-acid sequence MKKNAAQREFKKYKSQINQIEEIVEHSKPGALVEHESSIRKKVRHLKEFENQGLKDFNEVYEKYEQLLEYVSKRMLDYYNNKNNTDFDFYQVVRGNYNNFLNQGLMTVLTKMHIPKLIAKEFEEKFPTNPKDEYIHTRHMKRKFYIHLGDTNTGKTYNAIERLKTAKNGVYLSPLRILALENFERLNKEGVVCDLLTGEEEIIKVGATHASCTIEKVNLKEHYDIAVIDEIQMISDTHRGMAWSKAVLGLQCDEIHICGASNAKYILEKMLKDCNDEYEIKDYKRSIPLEVEYKNFNYNDVKDGDAIVVFSKKRVLEIAEDYSREGIKASVIYGDLPPEVRRMQYEQFVNKETKVLVTTDAIGMGVNLPIRRIVFMSIRKFDGEEVRELTSQEVKQVGGRAGRIGIYDVGYIAGVGGTADFIKSKLEAEDNIIRKAVVGPSEAILKIKSLPLNEKLALWSTREEKLDYYTKMDISEYILILDKIKKYKLKEEDEWDLLKVPFDVSRDDLMETFLNYVDELFINKQDELFIPQCYTGNLDELEIYYQKVNMYYSFSKIFNLKFDAKWVYDERIKISEAINEILIRI is encoded by the coding sequence ATGAAGAAGAATGCAGCGCAAAGAGAATTTAAGAAGTATAAGAGTCAGATAAATCAGATTGAAGAAATAGTAGAGCATTCAAAACCGGGAGCACTTGTAGAACATGAAAGCTCAATTAGAAAGAAAGTAAGGCATCTTAAGGAATTTGAGAATCAAGGGTTAAAGGATTTCAACGAAGTTTATGAAAAATATGAACAATTATTAGAATATGTTTCAAAGAGAATGCTTGATTATTATAATAATAAAAATAATACAGATTTTGATTTTTACCAAGTTGTACGTGGAAATTATAATAACTTTTTAAATCAAGGTTTAATGACTGTATTAACTAAAATGCATATACCAAAATTAATAGCAAAAGAATTTGAAGAAAAATTTCCAACTAACCCAAAAGATGAATATATTCATACTAGACATATGAAAAGAAAATTTTATATTCATTTAGGTGATACGAATACTGGTAAAACCTATAATGCAATAGAACGCCTTAAAACCGCAAAGAATGGGGTTTATTTATCTCCACTTAGAATTCTTGCATTAGAAAACTTTGAAAGGCTTAATAAAGAAGGCGTAGTTTGTGATTTGTTAACTGGAGAAGAAGAAATAATAAAGGTTGGAGCTACTCATGCTTCATGTACAATAGAAAAAGTTAATTTAAAAGAACATTACGATATAGCTGTAATTGATGAGATTCAAATGATTAGTGATACTCATAGGGGAATGGCTTGGAGTAAAGCTGTACTTGGATTACAATGTGATGAAATACATATATGTGGAGCATCTAATGCAAAATATATATTAGAAAAAATGCTAAAAGATTGTAATGATGAATATGAAATAAAAGATTATAAAAGATCTATTCCTCTTGAAGTTGAGTATAAGAACTTTAATTATAATGATGTTAAGGATGGAGATGCTATTGTAGTTTTTTCAAAAAAGAGAGTATTAGAAATAGCAGAGGATTATTCACGAGAAGGAATAAAGGCTAGTGTAATATATGGAGATTTACCACCAGAAGTTAGAAGAATGCAATATGAACAATTTGTTAATAAAGAAACAAAGGTTCTTGTAACTACAGATGCTATAGGAATGGGAGTTAATTTACCAATAAGAAGAATTGTTTTTATGAGTATAAGAAAGTTTGATGGAGAAGAGGTAAGAGAATTAACGTCGCAAGAAGTAAAACAAGTTGGTGGGCGTGCAGGAAGAATAGGAATTTATGATGTAGGATACATTGCTGGTGTAGGTGGTACAGCAGACTTTATTAAATCTAAATTAGAAGCCGAAGATAATATTATAAGAAAAGCTGTAGTAGGACCATCAGAGGCAATACTTAAAATAAAAAGTTTACCTTTGAATGAAAAGTTAGCACTATGGAGTACTAGAGAAGAAAAATTAGATTATTATACTAAAATGGATATTAGTGAGTATATTTTAATTTTGGATAAAATAAAGAAATATAAATTAAAAGAAGAGGATGAATGGGATTTATTAAAAGTACCTTTTGATGTTTCAAGAGATGACTTAATGGAAACATTCTTAAATTATGTAGATGAATTATTCATTAACAAACAAGATGAATTGTTTATTCCACAGTGTTATACAGGCAATTTAGATGAGTTAGAAATATATTATCAAAAAGTAAATATGTATTATTCATTTTCTAAAATATTCAATTTAAAGTTTGATGCTAAATGGGTTTATGATGAAAGAATAAAAATAAGTGAAGCAATAAATGAAATATTAATAAGAATATAA
- the pepT gene encoding peptidase T: MKAYERLLKYVKVYTTSDENSSTHPTTKRQFDLANILVEEMKELGFKDVRCDEHCYVYGFIPATKGYEDKHSIGLIAHMDTAPAACGENVNPQVIENYDGGDVILKGNNSILSPERFPNLKTLKGRTLITTDGTTLLGADDKAGIAEILTACEIIMNENIPHGKICVGFTPDEEVGQGADFFDVKNFGADFAYTIDGGIEGEIAYENFNAAGAKVEISGVSVHPGSAKNTMINALNVAIEFNSMLPACERPEYTEGYEGFYYLEKLSGNTDNAIMEYILRDHDAEKFEVKKSTMKLVEKLINEKYGEGTVKVTLKEQYRNMVELVKPCFHLIDNAIEAMKSLNVTPVVEPIRGGTDGARLSYMGLPCPNLGTGGFAYHGEFEHITVEGMDICTNIIIEILKRYAEE; this comes from the coding sequence ATGAAAGCTTATGAACGTTTATTAAAATATGTAAAGGTATATACTACATCAGATGAAAATTCGTCAACACATCCAACAACTAAAAGACAATTTGATTTAGCAAATATACTTGTAGAAGAAATGAAAGAACTTGGTTTTAAAGATGTTAGATGTGATGAACATTGCTATGTTTATGGATTTATTCCAGCAACTAAAGGCTATGAAGATAAACATAGTATAGGGCTTATAGCTCATATGGATACAGCACCAGCTGCATGTGGAGAAAATGTAAACCCTCAAGTTATTGAAAATTATGATGGTGGAGATGTTATATTAAAGGGAAATAATAGCATATTATCTCCAGAAAGATTTCCAAATCTAAAAACTTTAAAAGGAAGAACACTTATTACAACAGATGGAACAACATTACTTGGAGCTGATGATAAAGCAGGGATTGCTGAAATACTTACTGCATGTGAAATTATAATGAATGAAAATATACCTCATGGAAAAATTTGCGTAGGATTTACTCCAGATGAAGAAGTAGGTCAAGGTGCTGATTTTTTTGATGTTAAGAATTTTGGAGCAGACTTTGCTTACACAATTGATGGTGGAATAGAAGGCGAAATAGCATATGAAAACTTTAATGCAGCAGGTGCAAAAGTAGAGATAAGTGGCGTATCTGTTCATCCAGGAAGTGCTAAAAATACTATGATAAATGCTTTGAATGTAGCAATAGAATTTAATTCTATGTTACCAGCATGTGAAAGACCTGAATATACAGAAGGGTATGAAGGCTTTTATTATTTAGAAAAATTAAGTGGAAATACGGATAATGCTATTATGGAATATATATTACGTGACCATGATGCAGAAAAATTTGAAGTTAAAAAGTCTACTATGAAATTAGTTGAAAAACTTATTAATGAAAAGTATGGAGAAGGGACCGTTAAGGTAACATTAAAAGAACAATATAGAAATATGGTTGAACTTGTTAAACCTTGCTTCCATTTAATAGATAATGCTATAGAAGCTATGAAAAGTTTAAATGTAACACCTGTTGTTGAACCAATTAGAGGTGGTACAGATGGTGCAAGATTAAGTTATATGGGGCTTCCATGTCCTAATCTAGGAACTGGTGGCTTTGCGTATCATGGTGAATTTGAACATATAACAGTTGAGGGTATGGATATTTGTACAAATATCATTATTGAAATACTAAAAAGATATGCTGAAGAATAA